The following coding sequences lie in one Natrarchaeobius halalkaliphilus genomic window:
- a CDS encoding SPW repeat protein has translation MSESTTTDPAGETPQMQGRDEPEAQKWLSGIVSLIGLWIAASPFVYEAVVAFTWNNVVIGGAIFLLAGYNYYRIVTDHPTSTSVMSLVALLALWTLVAPFALEGQFAMEGLEVAASALVWSNVVFGIIAAAMAAYIAYAGGRGVRAGTAAGTR, from the coding sequence ATGAGTGAATCCACGACGACCGATCCGGCCGGGGAGACACCACAGATGCAGGGACGAGACGAGCCCGAGGCTCAGAAGTGGCTCAGCGGAATCGTCTCGTTGATCGGCCTGTGGATCGCCGCGTCACCGTTCGTCTACGAAGCGGTGGTCGCGTTTACGTGGAACAACGTGGTCATCGGTGGGGCGATCTTCCTGCTTGCTGGCTACAACTACTACCGGATCGTGACCGACCATCCGACCAGCACGAGCGTGATGTCACTCGTCGCGTTGCTCGCACTGTGGACGCTCGTCGCCCCCTTCGCACTGGAGGGCCAGTTTGCGATGGAGGGCCTCGAGGTCGCGGCGTCCGCGCTTGTCTGGAGTAACGTCGTCTTCGGAATCATCGCCGCGGCGATGGCTGCGTACATCGCATACGCTGGCGGGCGTGGCGTCCGCGCCGGAACGGCGGCCGGAACCCGATAG
- a CDS encoding DUF7525 family protein: protein MTAQSESTDKGVGLALALGALASIGALLMITGAPDIEAAWGFAAAMVFSSLAVVGIHLYGK, encoded by the coding sequence ATGACCGCGCAATCGGAGTCGACGGACAAGGGCGTCGGACTGGCGCTCGCGCTCGGTGCGCTCGCTTCCATCGGCGCACTGTTGATGATCACTGGTGCACCCGACATCGAAGCGGCCTGGGGATTCGCCGCCGCAATGGTCTTTAGCTCGCTCGCAGTCGTCGGTATCCACCTTTACGGGAAGTGA
- a CDS encoding phosphate signaling complex PhoU family protein gives METRKVQRLGPSTLAMTLPAAWASEHDVEKGDEVSLRTSGKGTLTVMPESASSEETEAIIHTDDLDASAVERAIVAQYVLGRRVIRIEREDGALESAHINAVYQAETQLMGLGVIEETPENIAIRCSVDPEDFTLDNLLERLERTGQTMRGEGIKALAHGNPDLAQRALNRERQANKIFVLLLRLIFTAYQNPNLARAVGLDSGFPLIGYRSIAKNLELTADNGEDIADIVIETEGHTLDVDNSVMRDIRELNDLVDEITSLAVESAVERDYDKSNEVRRLFHEISDREKEILADLPEMPNTELLRVREVLVSLQQTAQYAMRNAEIAANLALNEESEHTTIK, from the coding sequence ATGGAAACGCGGAAAGTCCAGCGGCTCGGTCCCTCCACGCTCGCAATGACGCTCCCTGCGGCGTGGGCATCCGAGCACGACGTCGAAAAGGGCGACGAGGTGTCGCTTCGTACGAGCGGAAAGGGAACCCTGACGGTGATGCCGGAGTCAGCCAGCTCCGAAGAGACCGAAGCGATCATCCATACCGACGATCTCGACGCGAGCGCCGTCGAGCGTGCGATCGTCGCCCAGTACGTCCTCGGCCGTCGCGTGATCCGCATCGAACGCGAAGACGGCGCCCTCGAATCCGCACACATCAACGCGGTCTACCAGGCGGAGACGCAGTTGATGGGACTGGGGGTCATCGAGGAGACGCCCGAGAACATCGCGATACGCTGTTCGGTCGATCCCGAAGACTTCACGCTCGACAACTTGCTCGAGCGCCTGGAACGGACCGGACAGACGATGCGCGGAGAGGGTATCAAAGCGCTTGCACACGGCAACCCAGATCTCGCACAGCGGGCACTCAACCGGGAACGGCAGGCGAACAAGATCTTCGTCCTGTTGCTTCGGTTGATCTTTACGGCCTACCAGAATCCGAACCTCGCCCGTGCGGTGGGCCTGGATAGCGGTTTTCCGTTGATCGGATACCGCTCGATCGCGAAGAACCTGGAACTGACCGCGGACAACGGCGAGGACATCGCGGATATCGTCATCGAAACCGAGGGTCACACGCTCGACGTGGACAACTCGGTCATGCGGGATATCCGCGAGCTGAACGATCTCGTCGATGAGATCACGTCGCTTGCAGTCGAGTCCGCAGTCGAACGCGACTACGACAAATCCAACGAGGTGAGACGACTGTTCCACGAGATTTCCGACCGCGAAAAAGAGATCCTGGCCGATCTTCCGGAGATGCCGAATACGGAGCTTCTTCGGGTTCGTGAGGTTCTCGTCAGCCTCCAGCAAACCGCCCAGTACGCGATGCGAAACGCCGAAATCGCCGCGAACCTCGCACTGAACGAAGAGTCCGAACACACGACGATCAAATGA
- a CDS encoding ATP-NAD kinase family protein, whose translation MDSLGVVVNPIAGMGGRVGLKGTDGTLEEARQRGAEPRAPERARQALRSLYRRTPDLTVYTAAAVMGEDAARDAGYEPEVVYTASSLENRSERTGHDSSGLEPDEAGTTADDTRGAVGAFLEQGVDLVLFVGGDGTAVDVASVLTDTADDKSQVPMLGVPAGVKIYSSVFAVTPSDAGRIAAEFDRVESREVTDIDEAAYRDGEVRTQLRAVVSVPVAPAVQSSKQISGGSVDSLAAGFAREIDSSRTYVFGPGGTVGAIETELEIEPSPLGVDVWRDGEVLARDAAESEILEVLEDPVTIIVSPIGGQGFVFGRGNHQISPAVIGRADEIEVVASGEKLDGIDVLRVDTDDGEIDEALRGWLRVRTGRFTTRLVKVV comes from the coding sequence ATGGACTCACTCGGTGTCGTGGTCAACCCGATCGCTGGAATGGGCGGTCGGGTCGGCCTGAAAGGAACCGACGGAACGCTCGAGGAGGCGCGGCAACGGGGTGCAGAGCCACGAGCACCGGAGCGCGCCCGCCAGGCGCTCCGCTCGCTCTACCGACGCACGCCCGACCTGACCGTCTATACGGCCGCCGCCGTTATGGGAGAGGACGCTGCTCGAGACGCGGGCTACGAACCCGAAGTCGTGTACACCGCCTCGAGTCTCGAGAACCGGTCCGAACGGACCGGTCACGACTCGTCCGGTCTCGAACCGGACGAGGCCGGAACGACTGCGGACGATACTCGCGGTGCGGTCGGTGCGTTTCTGGAGCAGGGCGTCGATCTCGTTTTGTTCGTCGGTGGCGACGGAACGGCCGTCGACGTCGCGTCCGTACTCACCGACACCGCGGATGACAAAAGTCAGGTTCCGATGCTGGGTGTCCCGGCAGGCGTCAAAATCTACTCGTCGGTCTTCGCCGTGACGCCGTCCGACGCAGGCCGGATCGCTGCCGAGTTCGATCGCGTCGAGTCCCGCGAGGTGACGGATATCGACGAAGCGGCCTACCGCGACGGCGAGGTCAGAACGCAACTACGGGCCGTGGTGTCGGTTCCCGTCGCACCCGCTGTCCAGTCGAGCAAGCAGATTTCCGGCGGGAGCGTCGACTCGCTTGCGGCCGGTTTCGCTCGCGAGATCGATTCAAGCCGGACGTACGTGTTCGGTCCCGGCGGCACCGTCGGAGCGATCGAAACCGAACTCGAGATCGAACCCTCACCGCTCGGCGTCGACGTCTGGCGAGACGGTGAGGTACTCGCTCGCGACGCCGCGGAGTCGGAGATTCTCGAGGTTCTTGAGGACCCGGTTACGATTATCGTCTCGCCCATCGGCGGTCAGGGATTCGTCTTCGGCCGTGGCAACCACCAGATTTCGCCGGCGGTGATCGGACGTGCCGACGAGATCGAGGTCGTCGCATCCGGCGAAAAACTCGACGGGATAGACGTCCTTCGCGTCGATACGGACGACGGTGAGATCGATGAGGCACTCCGTGGCTGGCTACGGGTCCGAACCGGCCGGTTTACGACTCGGCTCGTCAAAGTAGTATAA
- a CDS encoding competence/damage-inducible protein A, with protein sequence MNAAVVTVGDELLAGRTTDTNATWLCERLTDRGVSVDRITTLPDRIGDIARVVNEYRAEYDAVIVTGGLGPTHDDVTMEGVAAALGRSLEEHDGALVWLEQEGYSNDDLTDGTADLPAGARALHNDVGVAPGAVLEGVYVLPGVPSEMRAMFETVESEFSGTPTHREVVVIDEPESALLDRVERLRAEFDVSVGSYPGEFVRIAIESTDETSVERATAWLRERSETVSGDA encoded by the coding sequence ATGAACGCGGCTGTCGTAACGGTCGGTGACGAACTGCTCGCGGGACGGACGACGGATACGAACGCCACCTGGCTCTGTGAACGACTCACGGACCGTGGCGTCTCCGTCGACCGGATTACGACACTCCCCGACCGAATCGGGGACATCGCCCGCGTAGTCAACGAGTATCGCGCCGAATACGACGCCGTGATCGTCACCGGCGGGCTCGGACCGACTCACGACGACGTCACGATGGAGGGAGTCGCCGCCGCTCTCGGACGATCACTCGAGGAACACGACGGCGCACTCGTCTGGCTCGAACAGGAGGGGTACTCGAACGACGATCTGACGGACGGGACGGCTGATCTTCCCGCAGGTGCGCGGGCGCTTCACAACGACGTCGGGGTCGCACCTGGTGCGGTACTCGAGGGTGTTTACGTTCTCCCCGGCGTCCCCAGCGAAATGCGAGCGATGTTCGAGACGGTGGAATCCGAGTTTTCGGGGACGCCGACACACCGTGAGGTGGTCGTCATCGACGAACCCGAAAGCGCGCTGCTCGACCGGGTCGAACGGCTCCGTGCGGAGTTCGACGTCTCCGTCGGCAGCTATCCGGGGGAGTTCGTTCGGATCGCCATCGAAAGCACCGACGAGACGAGCGTCGAACGGGCCACGGCGTGGTTACGGGAACGATCGGAAACCGTCTCGGGAGATGCTTAG
- a CDS encoding winged helix-turn-helix domain-containing protein encodes MSHPDTTPTESAGILSALGSKYSAEILCAAGTPKSAQALSDDIEIPIATCYRRIEELVDAGLLSCEGRQLSEEGRRTNIYRRTLDELEVDFADTRPRFSRKRRTEAKNQLQDQLED; translated from the coding sequence ATGTCTCATCCGGACACAACCCCCACCGAGTCGGCTGGCATTCTTTCCGCACTCGGAAGCAAGTACAGTGCAGAGATACTCTGTGCTGCAGGAACCCCGAAATCGGCGCAGGCACTGAGCGACGACATCGAGATTCCGATCGCGACCTGCTATCGACGAATCGAAGAACTCGTCGACGCGGGCCTGTTGAGTTGTGAGGGACGGCAACTTTCCGAAGAGGGTCGTCGAACGAACATCTACCGGCGAACCCTCGACGAGCTCGAGGTCGATTTTGCGGACACGCGGCCACGGTTCTCTCGGAAACGACGCACCGAAGCCAAAAATCAACTCCAAGACCAACTCGAGGACTGA
- a CDS encoding 6-pyruvoyl trahydropterin synthase family protein, with protein sequence MATDFSEDGVDVSTDSQTAGLPVAGTRRVLHIGRDRPIRVSAGHRILHHDGKCSRPHGHNYELTVTIAGTLTDEGWVVDKSEVTEVIDQWDHMFLLERGDPLIEAFSAAGDEDALVVLEHPPTAEVMSLVLEDRLESELPGNVSEVAVTVSETSELCGGSDR encoded by the coding sequence ATGGCCACAGACTTCTCTGAAGATGGTGTGGATGTGTCCACCGATTCTCAGACAGCCGGGCTGCCAGTAGCAGGAACACGGCGTGTCCTGCACATCGGTCGCGACCGACCAATACGGGTCAGTGCTGGCCATCGGATTCTCCATCACGACGGCAAGTGTTCGCGACCGCACGGACACAACTACGAACTGACCGTCACCATCGCCGGAACCCTAACCGACGAGGGGTGGGTCGTCGACAAGAGCGAGGTCACGGAGGTCATCGACCAGTGGGACCACATGTTCTTGCTCGAGCGAGGAGACCCACTCATCGAGGCGTTTTCTGCGGCGGGTGACGAGGACGCGCTCGTCGTCCTCGAGCACCCGCCCACGGCGGAGGTGATGAGCCTCGTCCTCGAGGATCGCCTCGAGTCGGAACTCCCCGGGAACGTCTCTGAGGTGGCCGTGACGGTCAGCGAGACGAGCGAACTTTGTGGGGGGAGCGATCGCTGA